DNA sequence from the Vicia villosa cultivar HV-30 ecotype Madison, WI linkage group LG3, Vvil1.0, whole genome shotgun sequence genome:
TTGCATTCGAGTTTTTCAACCAACCATCAAGGTAAGCTTGCTTGGAATTCTCAGCATGGCTATCTTTTAGCCaaccatcaaggtaaacttggttggagttAGGGGAGGATATTTCTTTCCCAACCTGTCTaactttcaaccatccatcaaggtaaagtTGGTTGGAGTCAAGAGTCGATTTTTCTTTCAAAGCTtgggtatctttcaaccatccatcaaggtaaacttggttggagttTGCGTTTCCGGctcgggtatctttcaaccatccatcaaggtaaacttggttagAGTCTGCATTTTCGGCTcgagtatctttcaaccatccatcaaggtaaacttgggtGGAGTCAGAGTTGAATTTTGCATTTTCATCTCGAGTATCTTTCAGCCATCCATCAAGATAAACTTGGTTGGAGTTAGGGTTGACTTTTTCTTTCTTAGCCcgagtatctttcaaccatccatcaaggtaaacttggttggagtcaAGGTTGTCTTTAACTTTCTCTGCTttggtatctttcaaccatccatctaGGAAAACGTGGTTGGAGTCAGGGTTGGCTTTGACTTTCTCGGCTCtgatatctttcaaccatccatcaagataAACTTGGTTGGAGTCAGGGTTGGCTTTGGCTTTCTCGTCTctagtatctttcaaccatccatcaaggtaaacttggttggagtcaGGGTTGGCTTTGGCTTTCTCGTCCctagtatctttcaaccatccatcaaggtaaacttggttggagtcaGGGTTGACTTTCGCTTTCTCGCCTCttgtatctttcaaccatccatcaaggtaaacttggttggagtcaGGGGAGGGTATTTGGTTCTTCAGTGGAGTATTTTTTAGCCAGCCATCAAGGTAAGGCTGATCAACTTGGTTCATATCTCTTGCAAAGCTTCCATTGTCATTCTACAATACAATTGAATAAAGGGATATTAATGAATGACAAATTAATTTACATATTTTGGATGATATATAAgactaaaaaaacacaaatgtTTTTAGTGGAAGAAATAATTTGAAACACAAATATTTATAGTTGAAGAATATAGTAGATATATAATTTGAAACATAAAAAATAGGAAGtagaatatttttaatttcattataGCTAAAATCTACATAATTTTGTGAAATATTATAGAACAACCGATTTTGAGTGTGTTGAATGCATGAAAAACAGCCAAGAAGAAGGATTTTAGAAGCATGAATTAAATTCTACATGCATGTATAATtacaaataaatatgaaaatgatAGATTATAAACATgttgaaattttttaattttaacatgCATGTATAATTGCAAATAAAGATAAAATTGATAGATTGTTATGATAAATAAATGATGAAAAATATAAGTATAAAAGATAGAAGCATGCATGCAAATTTAGTAACTCACAATCAGCAAGAGCAAGAGAAAAGGGAGGAGAGACAGAATAACTTTGTGTGCCATTTCTTTCGGTTATGTTTGTGAGAAAATTGTTTTGTTGTGAAATATGCATTGAAGTGAAAATGAGCTAGGCTATTTATAGGCAAGTAAGAAGAAAAAGTACAAataattttgtttgataaaatcattttttaagttTATAATTATGGTATTTTTTAAGTTTACAATTTATTTCTGATAATTTATATGTTTAAAAAATCTGTATGGTAACAATAATTGTGTCATATGCTtatagcttctttttttttttaaacttataactTATATTGATAAGTTATTTCAATTAGTATATactttatctatttttttttaattctgttattgtaattgtaattgtaattgaaatatatacaaaattaagcaaataatttcatatttttaagttatataaattttataaatttaagcTGCTACATCACCAGTCATATGCAATAAATTAATTTATCTATTAAACTACCTTAGAAAATGTTGTTTGGACATAAACAATATGAAATACCTACCAAGTTGTTTTTGTAATCTTGTATgtatttttaaaatgtaaaaagTAGATGACATAAAGATATTCACATATAGTACCATTTGTTTTCTCTTAACTGTTTCTATATTATCTTAGGGTCAATATTTTGTTACATAGAAAAAGAGTTGTTAAATTTGTATGAACTTAGAGTAAAAATGGTCATTATTATCTGTTTTTATGTATAATCAAATGATATTCAATTAGTATTATGGGTTGATTATATTTTGTGGATTGTAATTTCCTTATTTAATTAACTGTATTTAGACATGTATTAAACATTAAAATTGTAACAAAATTACAATAATAGtttaattttgttaaattgaGTTGTGCTATGTTTATTGGTGCTCAATAGTAGGGAGAAACTTTATTCTATGTTTCTAGATTTTGTGCATGATAGCAAACTAGTATACATCATGAATGTTCTTACCACAAGTCCTCGGAATTTACAACCTAGGAAACAATGAATCCAGACTTTAAGACAAAATAGTGTCACAAGAAATTCTAAAATAGTGTGTAGAGTTTGCATGCTTAAGAATTTAATGTGACAAGTTTACATGTAAGAGGGCTTGCATATGCATTTCTAAAGTAAGTTAATATGATAAGTCAAAAAATTGTAAGTTATTTAAAAAGCAAAACTTACATTAATGAATCATAAAAGAAGAAGTTATAGTAaatatagtagtattttttatgtTAAATTGTCAATATTTTGTTATATAGAAAAAGAGTTGTTAAATTTGTGTGAACTTAGAGTAAAAATTGGTCACTATTATCTGTTTTTATGTATAATCAAATGATATTCAATTAGTATTATGGGTTGATTATATTTTGTGGATTGTAATTTCCTTATTTAATTAACTGTATTTGGACATGTATTAAACATTAAAATTGTAACAAAACTAGATTGATGACCCGTGCGATGCACAGACATTTTaagattgaaaaatataattattattattataattattagtgTTAGTTTATAACAATTACATCACTATATCAAGatattttctattaatattttttaatttaattttagtttttataattataataattataattaaaatattcattataaattaaaaaatcgaAGAGAATTTAATTACTCGATTCATTGTAgtcgaatttaattatttatttcaatgaTTTTGTCCGTTAATATCATCATGTTATTCTTtgcatcaattttttttatttcaatagttttgttttaaaggtttattattttcattaaaacatttattaaaaaataaaattgttacatagaaataaaatattttcatatgttttcATCATCTATTAAAAATTTTGACGCTGTCATTGTTTAAATCaataatctaaataaaataaaatatattattaatggtatacataattatacaaatttcGAGTTAATAAGATATTAttgtaattaaaaatatttaatatcagatgataaatatgaaaaattccttaagaacaattaatttatatatttatataacatGTATATTTGTTCTCCTACAAAAAAAATCAACCAATAGGGTGATTagacatttttttaaacaaaCCTTCTATAAGTTGACCTATAAAATAtaggatataaaaataataaaaattttaatattcatGTCTCAAATATAAAAGAGCATCATACTTGTAATAGAAAGATGAGTGATACAATATTAAACTATTTAAAATAAGAAATAGTTAGAAAAAACTCAAAttataatgtaaataaattccTTTTGCTTAGTTATGTTCAAATTATACCATATTCGAATGATTTTGATTTCGATTGACATAATATTAATGAAATCATTGAGAAAGATATGAATATAATCATTTTTTAGTTCTTTTTGtcttaaaaaaggaaaaaaaattgtttcattGAATAAGATATatgaaaaaaaagcaaaaaaaatctaACATGTTCGATATTGTGCAAATTTTAGAGAAATACATAGGTGTGAAATATACGAAATAATAAAGTGTAAAAGTGATAATTAAATAATACGTTTAGGATTAGTCGTGGTTATAAAGGTGACGAAGAATGATAAAATTCACAAATATTATAAGTCACTACTAGAAAAACAGTTTTTAGCGTCGGCCATTTGCAGACGCTAGAGGTGAAAAACGGGCACTAAATATGAGTTTAGCGTCGGATTAGCGTCGGGGTCGGGCCTTGGATAAAAACCTCGAAGCTAATGGGTAGCGTCGGCCGCAGAGAAGCCGAGGCTACTTAGCCTCGGCTAAACCGAGGCTTAGTGGACACTAACATGTCAACATAGAAAAGTCATCAATTTTTGTTAGCGTCGGCTTAGACGACTCTATAGTCAATTAAGGAAAGTCAACGAAACTTATTAGCGTCGGCCAGGCCGACTCTATGGTCAACTGAAGAAAGTCAATGAAAGCTTGTTAGCGTCAGTCAAGCCGACTCTAATTTCAAAGTCAATTAAGAAAAGTCAATAGCTTTGGTTTGATTTTGCCTATGGGTGCAAACATATTTACTGATGTATCATTAAGAAAACATGataacatacatacatacatcagTGACCTTAATTAACAATGCTTCTAAGGTAAAACAAGTTGGAGTAAGCAACATGATAGAATTATACAAGGTATACATATCATCAGAGCAAGTTGTATACTTTCCGAGCAAGTTGTATTGTGAATATTATTAATAGAACTATACAGGGTATACATATCATCATATGTCACTTAGATATTTTTCAACAACCATTGCTATACATAACTATATAAAGATACATATTACAGTAAAAAAATCTAATAAAGGCTTGATTCTTTAAAACTTGTTCTAATATCATCAGTCATATCCAACTGGTTACTTCTCTAAAACTCAAAATCTTCtacaattttctaaaagaaacGTATCATCCAAACCTTTTCAGCATTTGATAGAGCCTTACATGCTTCGGTGTGCCTTCCAGAATTAAAGGCATTTAAATCAAATTCTTCGGATGCAACTTTAGTAGACCAAAGTCACGGGTTAATTGTGCTTCTAGTCTTATATCCGGGTATGGGGACATCGtgtgcaacaactttgatatTTTCTCCTCCAACCCAATTGATAGCATATAAACTAAAAACAATTTTCGGAAAGAAAATAAAACTATGACAAGTTAGATAAATTGCTTACAATGAAACATAGTAGAATGCATTCAACTGCCTCGAGATACAAAACATACCAGAAACTCAACTGTTGCAACTTAACACCATCACTGAAAAGCAATGGCATGCTTACGGCTGTAGATATAGAAAATATTAAAGAGCAGCTTTGAATATCATTGAACTcaacaaatttaataaaatacttAATCAAAAAATGAAACTAAGAATTGTGCGCTTACTTGATAGCAGCTTTGATTTGAACTTAGGTGGCAGGCTTCTCGAGCCTCACTGTAAGGTCAACAACAGAGACATCCACAGTTGGGACACAGAATGACATACCGGTCAATTTTCCATTCAAAGCTGGAAGCACTTTACCGACAGCCTAATGGGAcagaaaaaattaaaaccaaatccAAATATTGGTAACAACAATAATTGCAACAGTACTAAAGAGTCTGAAAACAGAACGAAATTTTCTCACCTTAGCAGCAGCTCTAGTACTGCTGGGAATGATGTTAAATGAAGCAGCTCTTCCACCTCTTTAGTCCTTGCTTGATGGTCCCTCAACAGTCTTCTGGGTGGATTGTTGTTAGCATTGCAGCAAGATAAGAATGAATTAGCAAGTTCTAAGATAAAATAACAAATGCAATAGTAACACATTGGCTATATACCCACCAGTGATGGAATGGACAGTGGTCATGAGACCCTCAACAATGCCAAACATGTCATTAATAACCTGCAGAATAAACAAGGCACAGTTAAGACCTTATATCCGGGAATGGGGACATCGTGTGCAACAACTTTGATACCTTCTCCTCCAACCCAAGTGATAGCATATGTATTAAAAACCATTTTCCGGCAGAAAATAAAACTATGACAAGTTAGATAAATTGCTTACAATGAAACATAGTAGAATACATCCAGCTGCCTCAGGATACAAAACATACTAGAAAATTAAGTGTTGCAACTTAACACCATCAATGAAAAGCAAGGGCATGCTTACGGCTGTAGATATAGCAAAATTTGTCGGCTTAATAACAATGTTGGAGATAAATACTAGTTTCAAAATCAAATGACGTGGAAGCAAAAATACCTGGGGATGAACAGAATCGGTGTAAATCATATAGGCAACACAAGCTACAACACTAGCAATCTTGGCAAGCCATCCAGCTTTTGTGGGAGGTCTAACACAACATCACTAAAGTCAGCACCTTTAATGACGGCGCCTCCAAGATCACTCCGCGTGAGGACTGTTTTGGAAAGAATCGCATTCGTGAGATTCGCTTCATTAAGAACCTGTACATCCCAAACAAGAAAATCAAAGGATAGAAAACCATGCTTATAGATAAAACTAATCAGTCTAATATGACGGTCTAGTTACCATGCGATCCAACAACGTATCACTCAAATCAGGACCTACAAAATTCAAGCAAAAAGAttaaatgaaattataattactttTTACATATATTATTCACTATTAGCCTATACCTGCAAAAAGATTAAATGATTAATGAATTGATTAAGAGAAATTAACAAACTAACCTTGTAGTTACTTGTTATTGGAAAATTGTGTCACTGATGTCAATGCTTGTTTCTAACCATAACAATTGTTTAACCAAAACCAATATTTCATTAACAAACAAGGTCAATACATAGATTTCGTTGCATCTGCAGTTTCAACATAACATGAACAATCCAATTCAAACCCTACTTCAACTATTACATTTCATAACAAAATAAACATTAAACATAAATGAGATAACAAAACATAACATCTTCAAATTTCCAGAAAATTTCTCTGATTTCAGCTTGTTCTTcaaattcttgttcttcttctttgaaTCTTCAAACATAACCATCAAGTAATCCATAGCTTCCATACCTTCCAACTCTGACTTCATAATGCTCCCATCTTCATTTCCACCTTTTTCTCCCATGTCTTCATCCCATATGAACAAATTACATGTCTCATCACTTCTCCAAAATGGACATCTCCACAAAAGCCTTCCTTTATTTTGTCCCTTCTTGCATTGGTACGAAACCATACGACCATCACACCCACAAAATTTTCCAGATCGAGATTTTATtgaagaagaagacaaagaaacacCTTTAGACGAGTTGTCATTTTTTGTGTTTCTTGATTCATGTAAGTAATGAAAATCTAAAAATCACAACATGTATCAGCCACACACAAAACACTAATCACCTATAGATTTCAAAAGCATTCAAACACGCCTACTTTGATTATTGACTCATGTAactaatgaaaaaataaaattataaagagATTTTCATAAGTAAAACGGCTAAACTCATCAGAAACATGATTTACACCCTAAATCGAAAAGTCTAAAACTGAATAAAATACACCAACCTTGCAAACTTCTGAAGAACAAAGATCACAACTTCAAGAAGATAGAGGTTATGTTGCTCGTCGTCATGGTGTTGTTCGTCGTTGAACACTAAGTCTTCAAGAACTGCAGTATTAGAATCAATGAAGCCCCAATCAGTAGAAGAAGTGGGTAAGTTAAAATGTCTCATTCTTCAAGAACCCAACCATAGAAAGTGAAATTAGAGGTGGGAGACTTACCAATGAACGAAGTAGCGGTGGTATTCTTCAAATCGGTGATGTTCTTCGTTTGAGAAGGAAAGGTTTGAGAAGGAAGGGCTAAAGAAGGAAGGGTTTAACGTTGGAGAAGAAAAGGAAGGGTTTGACGTTGAAAAAGAAAGGGTTTATAGGTTTAGCGTTTAGAGGTTTTTAGGGTATATCGTTTGAGAGATTGGGAGATTGAGAGACTAAACAAGTTTTAAGGTTGGAGAAGAAAGGGATAAAGGTTTAGCGTTTTTCATCTTTTACGTTAGAATattctttcatttatttttatttaactagttttataattttatttagttttactttatagttataattttatttagttttattatattaaatagattttaagtcaattttggttttgttttcttattttattttataaatttggtTTTAGTTATAACTTaaagttttattttataatttagtttaattttatgaTTATAAGAAGATGATTTTTTTCCGCACCAATAGATTTACATTAGCGTCCGCTTGAACCAACGCTACTaaggaaatataaataaatataatgcattaaagaacaaaataaaatgcTTCAAACGAAAATAGTGGAGGGAAAGGTTCGCGCTCAATAGAATTTCATTAGCGGCGGCCGGACGGACGCTAGtatttcaataaataaataagtaaataaatatttaagaacattAGCGTCGGCTACACGGACGCTACTAGATAAAAAAAGtacatcaaaaaataaaattaaatgtgtCAAACGAAAATAGTGGAGGGAAAGGTTCGCGCTACAATAGAATTTTAGTAGCGGCGGCCTGACGGACGTTGGtaattcaataaataaatatataaactaaCAGATAAATGAATATGAAAATAATTAAGAACATTAGCGTCGGCTTAACCGACACGACCATtaactatttatttaaatattttaaacaaaggaTTAAACCTTTTAGCGTTCGTAAGAGAGACACAAATCCGACGCTAATAGCGTCGGTGTCGGGGACCGACGCTAAATATCCGACGCTAAAACACAGTTTTCTAGTAGTgagtatattaaaaaataataaataaaattttaatttttaaactgaTTTTGATTATTGATTTTCTAAAACTGATTTTAATAATTTGagtagttaaaaataataaatttaaattaattatatgtttcaatccaaccaaatttaattctttatttaaatGTCTTTTAACCGATTTTAATTGATTGAGTGGTTAACAAATTTAATCAAATTTAATTCATTGTTTCAATGAAGTGGAATCTAATTAGGCTTGGTTggccttttttcagattttgttaGTTGGGTTTTGGTATAGTCCCCCAATTTTGTGTAATGCTTTTTCTTTCAATATATTAgccttaatttaaaaaaataaaaaattattgatttcAGTCTCTCTATGTTATTCTTTGcatcaaatttaatttttataatttaaaatttgttattattattattttttatagcaGTGgcctaatataataataataataattttttattttaattattattataataccaatttaataaaaaaattaattaaggtttatatatatatatatatatatatatatatatatatatatatatatatatatatatatatataattagagATGTATTGCAGATTGTAATAAGCACAttacaaattatatttaaattatagtGTGAATTTTCAAAAGCAAATGTAGCAAAAAGAAACAAAACAttgtatttatatataaatttttacatATAGAATTGAAAGCTATAGAATTGACAAAAATGTACTAAaccataattaatatattagagaTATTATTAGAAGTGATATAAATTTCTACCTGAAACATAGATATAATATGCTAGAAAATATtggtaatataatataattttttagaaaaattaatgATTGTATAGTGTAAGGTAATATATTATATGGATAATCTTACAACAATATTAAAAATTGAATCATATTGTTCGTATCTTCATCTTCCATATGTGACCGGCCTGCAATTATCTTTATAGCtgtattaattgattaaaatagcTATGAGGCTTGCTTACATATATGACCGACTTTGAAATTCTCTTTAaaacaatattaatttattaagataGCTATGAGACATGAAGTATCTAGAAAAAATTAGTATAAAATAATTATAGAGAATAGAGATAAACCCATGCTTTTGTTGAGAGCATTGAAAGAAAATTCCTTGAATGTGAATATAGAATTGCATTAAAAAatctatataaaaataataataggttAAATTTGTGGATGAGCGTTGATAGATAGATATTTGATGTGTTAAATTTTTGGATGATGTAAATATTAGagttaaaatcatcaaaatactTACATGAGATGCCATTAAGAAATGAATAATCTTTTATCCTgtgacaaaaataaaattaacaatcaATACATAAGTATAAAGTAAGAAATAGAAGATAAAAACTATCATACAAATTTGAAGATTAGCACAAAAATGAAGATCTTGAAACTAAAGTCATATATTTATACTAACATTGAGAAAAAGGACCAatagaaattaataaaattataacagaaaattattattcaaatttgatattaatataatcattatgtgAGCAATTAGAGTTGAAGAGTTATTATGTGAACGATTAGAGTTGAAGAGTTTTATAAAcagtaaattcaataaaaatgtaactgaattattaaaattaatttatagttaTGTAAGAATTAAATTTTAGAAATAGTATGATAAACTGTCAATTCAATGATTATTTAAAGGAAAAATTAATGAAAGGCGTTATAAAAATAATtctcaattaaaatatattaatggtaaagaaattataaaaattaatttatagttaTATTAGTGTTATTAGCTTTTATAATTTttacataataataaataaaaatgaaaattcattaaaaaatagaaaacatatCCCTATTGtacatttcaaatttaaaaaagtataaaaaatatatattttaatataaatgaagaaaatttttttatgaataaaattaaaaatatatttttattttatattattaatatattaaattaaaatgcaTATAAACTTTAAACTCTTATTATATCAATAAGTCtttagtattttttaaattattatttttgaaaaaaatttatctACTTTAgttatttaacacatatttttTAGTTTGgtaaaaacatttttattttatattattaaattattaaaatgaaatgcTTAAGAACTTTAGACTATCCTATTATTTAATCTTTAGATTCATTTGttaattactatttttataaaactttatctacttaaattttttaacatatactttttttgaaatattttttttaatgattatcaTCAACATGATTTTGGaaactttaaaaataattgtgatttttatatttgtaattggaatatttgaaaaaataataaactaatttttatatttttaatttttatttattatttagaaaaactaagtaattcaaagtttatataaaaaaattataattttaatattaaacagAATAACTAAaagagaataattaaaaataataattaaatgagaaTTAGGATTATAAGATATAATAATGTTAGTTGAATATAATAGtgctaattaaaaaaattgtattgtaattattattatttgataattttttttttgtataaaaaaaatgagaattaggataataaaatataatagtgttagatgaatatattattattatcattattattattatttatttataattgtgGTAGTTGGTTATTATATtactatttttgttattattattattatttttgttattattattttattattattattattagttagatattttattattattattattattaatagtgatggtttagttttattattatattattataataataattattattattattattattatttttgttattattttaatattattatttgttagatattatattattattaataataatagtgatggtttagttttattattatattattattataattattattattattattattattattattattattattatttatttattttaatatagagtttgtataattagggtttgtatttAGAATTATTACCAAATGACATGTGGCGAGGATTATTACcaagatgacatgtggctagggttgtcatcatgacttctttggatttatattaagtagatatattattattattataattattataattattagtattattattattatttatttatttattttaatctagAGTTTGTATAATTAGGGTGTGTATTTAAAATTATTACCAAATGACATGTGGCGAGGATTATTACcaagatgacatgtggctagggttgccatcatgacttctttagatttatattaagtaaagtacaataatagtttaattttgttaaattgaGTTGTGCTATGTTTATTGGTGCTCAATAGTAGGGAGAAACTTTATTCTATGTTTCTAGATTTTATGCATGATAGCAAACTAGTATACATCATGAATGTTCTTACCACAAGTCCTCGGAATTTACAACCTAGGAAACAATGCATTCAGACTTTAAGACAAAATAGTGTCACAAGAAATTCTAAAATAGCGTGTAGAGTTTGCATGCTTAAGAGTTTAATGTGACAAATTTACATGTAAGAGGGCTTGCATGCATTTCTAAAGTAAGTTAATATGATAAGTCAAAAAATTGTAAGTTATTTAAAAAGCAAAACTTACATTAATGAGTCATAAAAGAAGAAGTTACAGTAcatatagtagtattttttatgtTAAATTGTCAATATTTTGTTATATAGAAAAAGAGTTGTTAAATTTGTGTGAACTTAGAGTAAAAAATGGTCATTATTATCTGTTTTTATGTATAATCAAATGATATTCAATTAGTATTATGGGTTGATTATATTTTGTGGATTGTAATTTCCTTATTTAAACATGTATTAAACATTAAAATTGTAACAAAATTACAATAATAGTTTAATTTTGTTAAACTGAGTTGTGCTATGTTTATTGGTGCTCAATAGTAGGGAGACACTTTATTCTATGTTTCTAGATTTTGTGCATGATAGCAGACTAGTATACATCATGAATGTTCTTACCACAAGTCCTCGGAATTTACAACCTAGGAAACAATGAATCCAGACTTTAAGATAAAATAGTGTCACAAGAAATTCTAAAATAGTGTGTAGAGTTTGCATTCTTAAGAAATTAATGTGACAAGTTTACATGTAAGAGGGCTTGCATGCATTTCTAAAGTAAGTTAATATGATAAGTCAAAAAATTATACGTTATTTAAAAAGCAAAACTTACGTTAATGAGTCATAAAAGAAGAAGTTACAGTAcatatagtagtattttttatgttaaattgtcaaattttattataaataaatgtttGCAAGCCAAAAAAAGCTAATTAAAGATTCGAAGTAGTACTTTTTTATAaaatgtttgaaaatcaaattaatttcaaATAGAGTACTTAACTATTTATTTGGTTGGATAAAGAAACCCAGAGCCATATTTCtcttaaaaaaacacatttttaaaataaatatataaaattggttatgttttttttttttgagaaataaaATTGGTTATGGTTATAAAATCATATTCAAATTTAAACTTATTTTCTGGGTCTATCTCAAATTCAATTTATGCTCTTCTTGGTTTGTTCCATTTAGTTTTTATTAAACATTATTTTGTTGATATATAAACAGAGAGTTGTTAAATTTGTGCGAGCCTAGTAAAAAATGtcaatattttatgtttttatgtatAATCTATTTATTCTATAGACAAAGTAACAAGTATGACATGAAACTCATACACAAAAGTCATGTATAActatg
Encoded proteins:
- the LOC131654936 gene encoding uncharacterized protein LOC131654936, which codes for MAHKVILSLLPFLLLLLINDNGSFARDMNQVDQPYLDGWLKNTPLKNQIPSPDSNQVYLDGWLKDTRGEKAKVNPDSNQVYLDGWLKDTRDEKAKANPDSNQVYLDGWLKDTRDEKAKANPDSNQVYLDGWLKDIRAEKVKANPDSNHVFLDGWLKDTKAEKVKDNLDSNQVYLDGWLKDTRAKKEKVNPNSNQVYLDGWLKDTRDENAKFNSDSTQVYLDGWLKDTRAENADSNQVYLDGWLKDTRAGNANSNQVYLDGWLKDTQALKEKSTLDSNQLYLDGWLKVRQVGKEISSPNSNQVYLDGWLKDSHAENSKQAYLDGWLKNSNAKNHIKIGQDLVESNRKQPSKVDHTEAFKVFFFGIEDLYVGSVMTLQFPIVEYANFLPKKVADDIPVSKSQIPSLLDLFSLTKDSPQGEDMIGIINQCEYEPQKGETKACPTSLESMVEFVHSVIGADTKYDIHSTSYPTTSATPLQNYTVLEISEDIYAPKWVACHPRPYPYLLHYCHYLDIGSKIFKVLLKGEYGDTMDALGICHLDTSAMNPTHFYFDLLGMKPGEGPLCHFFPVKHLLWVPRPPVATK
- the LOC131657581 gene encoding uncharacterized protein LOC131657581 — encoded protein: MQRNLCPDLSDTLLDRMVLNEANLTNAILSKTVLTRSDLGGAVIKGADFSDVVLDLPQKLDGLPRLLVINDMFGIVEGLMTTVHSITELANSFLSCCNANNNPPRRLLRDHQARTKEVEELLHLTSFPAAVGKVLPALNGKLTGMSFCVPTVDVSVVDLTVRLEKPAT